The genomic window GGGATCCACGTGTTCTCGGAGAAACCGCTCGCCCCGACGGCCGAGGACGCGGCGCGCGTCGCCCAGGCCGCCGAAGCCAGCGACGCGATGGCGGGCGTCGCCTTCAACTTCCGCGCGGTGCCGGCGCTGATCTACGCCAAACAGCTGATCGACGACGGCGTCCTCGGCGAGATCCACCACGTCCGGGCACAGTACCTGCAGGACTGGCTCGTCGACCCCGATGCGCCGTGGTCCTGGCGCAACGACGAGGAGATGGCCGGCAGCGGCGCGCTCGGCGACCTCGGCGCTCACACCGTCGACGCGATCCAGTGGCTCGTGGACGACGTCGCTCGCGTCAGTGGCCAGCTCAAGACGTTCGTCGACGAGCGGCCCGTCGAGGGACAGGACGCCCGCGGCGACTCCGTCGGCCACGAGGAGGGCGCCGAGACGGAGACCAAGCCCGTCACCGTCGACGACGCCTACACCGCCAACGTCGAACTCGAGAACGGCGCGATCGGGACGATCGAGGCGTCGCGGTTCGCGAACGGTCGGAAGAACGACCACACCATCGAGATCGAGGGCTCGAAGGGGAGCCTCCGGTACGACCACGAGCGCCTCAACGAACTCGAGGTGCTCCGGGAGGACGACCGCGGCTACGAGACGATCCTGGTCACCGACGCCGACGATCCCTACGTCGACCGCTGGTGGCCCCCCGGCCACATCATCGGCTGGGAGCACACGTTCGTCCACGAGAACTACGAGTTCCTCACGGCGCTCGAAGCGGGCGAGCAGTTCCAGCCCGACTTCCAGAGCGGGCTCCAGGTCCAGCAGGTCCTGGGGGCGATCGAGGAGAGCGACGAGACCGGCGCCTGGGTCGACGTCGACTGAACTGCGCTGGGTCGACGTCGACTGGACTGCGCTGGGTCGACGGCCGACCCAGTGTCCCCCGCCGGATCCGTTACCAGGGCAGCTCGAGGTCCCCGTTTTCGTCGAAGGAGAGCGGCTCCAGCGGTCCGACCTCGACGTCCGGATGCTCCGCGAGCTCCTCGGCAACCGGCGCAGAGACGAGCAGATCGTCGGGTTCGAGCGTGTTCTCGATCACGGCGGCCCGCAGGTCACCGATCGACTGGACGCCGGTCGTCGAGTTCGCGAGTGTGAGGGCGGTCGCGTCCGAGGGGACGACGAACGGAAGCTTCGCGCGGACGGGTTCACCGCTCGTGGCGATGTTGACGTAGGTGTCGCCGAAGTCGACGTCGGCGACGAGGTCCCGGTGGACGAAGTCCGCGAGCCCCATCCCGAGGGCGTTGCCGTGGGAGGCCGGGGTGAGCGACCGGACGTAGATCCGCGTGACGTCGATGGCGTCGGCGGGTTCGGGCTGGCCGTGGAAGAGCTGTCGGCCGACGACGTTCGTGTCCAGCCCCGTGCCGCTGACCTCCTTGCCCATCTCCTCGACGAGCAGGAAGTCGAGGTCGTCGACCGGGAGCGTCGGGAGGAGGTCGGCCGCGCGCTCGAGGAGCGCCGGTTCGCGCTCCATGATTTCCCCGGCGTCGAGCCCGACGATATCGGCCGCTCGCTCGTTCGCGTTTTCGAGCAGTGCGAGCCCGCCGACCACGGGCGTCTCCTCGATGAGAATCTCCGCGCGCTCGGGAATCACCTCCTGAAAGCCGCGGGCGAGCGCAGCGTTGTGCATCGCCTCCGCGCCGCGGTGCTTGCCGAGGCCGACCACGGCCATCTTCGCGAGGCCGCTCTCGTAGGGGCCGGCGTAGTCGGTGTGGGGCTTGACGCGATTCACGAGGAGGACGGCCTCGGCGTCGAGGGCGTCTCGTGCGGCGAACACGGGCCGACCGTCCTCGTCCTCCCCCACCTGCTCGACGGCCATCGAGGACCGGAACTCACAGCCGATCGTCTCCTCCGTGATGCCGAGTGACTCCAGTGTCTCGAGTTGGCCCGCCGCCGTCGCGCCGCCGTGGCTCCCCATCGCGGGCATGACGAACGGGGAGAGGCCGCGTTCGTCCAGCGCCGAGACGGTCGTCGCGAGCACCTCGGGGACGTCGTGGATCCCCCGGCTCCCGGCGGTCACGGCGACCTCGGCACCGTCGGCGAGCGAGTCGAGGCCGTCGATCGCGTCGAGTGCACGCCGCGTGGCGTCGGCGACGTCCGAGACGCGAGGATCGTCGCGAGAGCGCGTGGCCCGTGCGAACCGGGGGAAGTCCGCCGGCGTCACGTCCGCACTCCCTTCGAGGCGCTCCCTGCTCGGGAAAGCTAGCTCCATACGTCCAGACTGCCGCCGAGCGTAGTTAATGGTGCGGTCGGGGCGTTCTCCACCGGATCGTGGTACCGGGCTGAGAACGGCCCGGGGCCGGAGCGGGAGATGCGGTCGGCCGATCGACGGATGTGTCACCGATCGCTGGGCAGGTTGCCGATCCCCGGGCGGATTGCCGATCGCCGGACGGATTGCCGGATAGGTTGCCATCGCCGGGAGGTGCAGGGGCCGGCGTGGAGACCGCGGTGACGCGGCAGGTGTTGCCGCGAATCCTCAGGCGAGAGGTGCAGATCGCACCGTGATGTTGGTTAACATACACAAATTATATATGCAGGCGATTTTATATGCTTCGTTGATGCGGGATAGCACTGACATTCGACGACGATCGTTTATCAAAGCTGCAGGTGGCGGCGTCGCCCTCACGGGCCTCGCCGGCTGCCTGGACCGACTCCCGGGTGGTGGCGGGGGAAGCGACGACTTCTCCGCTGCGATCATCTCCGGACCGGGTGGGTTCGGAGACAACGCGTACAACGACAGTGCGCTCCAGGGACTCGAGCAGGCCGCCGAAGAGAACGACGGATCGGTCAACCAGGTGCAGGGTGCGGGTGGCGAGTACCGCAGTCTCCAGAGCCAGCTCGCGGAGAGCTCCGACGACTACGACGTGATCGTCTGCGTCGGGTTCTACCAGGCCGAGGCGCTCAAACAGAGCGCCGACGAGTACTCCGACCAGAACTGGATGCTCATCAACCAGGGCCTCTACCGTGAAAGCGGCGACCACTACGAGAACGTCGCCGGGTACGTGTGGGGCAACCACGAGATGTCGTACCTCGCCGGCGTCGTCGCCGGAACGATGACGACCCGGGAGCTGACCTACGAGGGCAACAGCAACGACCCGAGCGGCTCGACCGTCGGCTTCGTCGGGGGCGTCGACAGCGCACTCATCAACGCGTTCGAGGAGGCCTACGTGGCTGGCGCACAGTGGGCGGACTCCAACGTCGACGTCACGGTCGGGTACGCCGGGTCCTTCCAGGACCCGGCTGCAGGTCGGGAGGTCGCCCTCTCGCAGTACGAGGCGGGCGCGGACATCGTCTACCACGCCGCAGCGGGGACGGGACCGGGCATCTTCCAGGCGGCCCAGGAAGAGAGCCGGTTCGCCATCGGCGTGGACGGCGAGCAGTCCCTCGCGCTGCCCGACTACAGCGACGTCATCGTCGGCAGTGCGGTCAAGGACATCAACGTCGGCACGTACGACGTGTCGACGGCCGCCTACAACGGCAACTGGGGAGACGTGTCCGGCTTCAAGACGTACGGACTCGAGCAGGAGGCAGTCCGGTTCAACAAGGGTGCAGACGTTGGTGGGGAGCTGCCCAGCGTCGTCGACGAGAACCTCCAGGAGGCGACGGAGGGCATCGTCAACGGCGACATCACCGTCCCGTGCTCGGCGACGGGCTGTCAGTAGGTTTTTTATCCGCACCGCAGTTTCTTCGTCACATGATCACACAGAGACAGGGGAGAGACGCATGAGTGGGTCACGACCGCCGGCGGTCAGGCTCGAGGGCATCTCGAAGCACTTCGGCGACGTCGTCGCGAACGACGACGTCAACTTCGACCTCGAGCGAGGCTCCGTGCACGCACTCATCGGAGAGAACGGGGCGGGAAAGACGACGCTGATGAAGATCCTCTACGGCCAGTACACGCCGGACGCTGGGCGGATCTACGTCGACGGCGAGGAGCGATCGTTCGAGTCGTCGCGCGACGCGATCGACGCGGGGATCGGCATGATCCACCAGCACTTCATGCTGATCGACACGTTGACCGTCCTCCAGAACGTCGTGCTCGGGAACGAACCCACGGACCGATTCGGCAGGGTCGACACCGAGCGGGCGCGCCGCGAGATCACAGAGATCTGCGAGGAGTACGGCTTCGACGTCGACGAGTACCTCGACGACCGGATCGAAGACGTCGGCGTCGGCGTGCAACAGCGCGTCGAGATCCTCAAGACGCTCTACCGCGACGCGGACACGATCGTGCTCGACGAGCCGACGGCCGTGTTGACCCCACAGGAGGTCGAGTCGCTCTACCAGGTGATGGATGAGCTGACGGCACAGGGCCACTCGATCATCTTCATCACGCACAAGCTCGAGGAGGCGATGCGTGCCGCCGACGAGATCACCGTCCTGCGCGACGGCCACACGGTCGGGACCGTCGACGCCGAGGAGGCGACGCAGGAGCAACTCGCCGAACTGATGGTCGGGCGCGAGGTCCTCTTCGAGGTCGAGCAGCACGAACACGACGTCGGTGCCGAAGTCCTCGACGTCGCGGGACTCCACGTGAACGACGACCGGGACATCGAGAAAGTCAGCGGGCTCGACTTCACGATCAAGGAGGGCGAGATCTTCGGCATCGCCGGCGTCGAGGGCAACGGACAGCGCGAACTCGTCGAGGCCATCACCGGCCTGCGAGAGGCCTCCCGGGGAACGGTCGTCTACGAGGAAGCGGACATCTCCGACCTATCGCGCCGCGAGCGAATCGAAGCCGGCATCGCCTACGTGCCCGAGGACCGCCAGGAGGAGGGCATCGTGATGAACTACGACCTCGTCCAGAACGCGCTCCTCGGGAACCAGACCGCGGAAGTGTTCCAGAACGGTCGCTTCCTCGACTGGGACGAAGTGGAGCGACAGGCCGAACGAATCGTCGAGGAGTACGACGTGGAGCCGCGGAACGTCGCCACGCGGTCGGCGGACCTCTCGGGTGGCAACCAGCAGAAGTTCATCGTCGGTCGCGAGTTCGAGCACGACCCGACCCTGATCGTCGCCGCCCACCCGACGCGCGGTGTCGACGTCGGGAGCATCGAGTTCATCCACGACCGGCTCCTCGAGATCCGCGACGAGGGCGCCGCGGTGTTGCTCGTCTCCTCGAAACTCGACGAGGTGCAGAAGCTCTCCGATCGCATCGGCGTGCTCTACGAGGGCGAGTTCACCGACGTCGTCGAGCCCGAGGCCGTGAACGAGCAGGAGCTCGGTCTCATGATGGCCGGCCAGCGACCTGGCCAGGCCGACGCGGACGTGCCCACGTCCTCTAGCGACGACGCGGCTGCCGGTGCCAACGCGGCAGCGGAAGGGGGTGACCCATGAACGCCCTCGGCAGACTGCGCGGGGTCGCCGATCGGATGGCGACGGCCTCAGGCGGCGAGCGGCTGCTGATCGGGATCGGGTCGGTCCTGCTCGCGCTGTTCATCGGCTCGATCATCGTCTTCGCGGCGGGGTACGACCCGATCACCTTCCTCCTGTTCCTCTTCTGGGGCGCGTTCGGCAGTGCGGGTGACGTCGCGTTCACCCTGCGCAAGACCACGCTGTTGATCCTCGCCGGCGTCGCGGTCGCGCTGGCGTTCCGTGCGAACATCTTCAACATCGGGGTCCAGGGACAGCTGGTCGTCGGCGGGTTCGGGACCGCGATGTCGATCATCTGGCTCGCACCGTACGTGCCCTCGGGTACGCTCGGCGGGATCGTCCTGATGCTGATCGGGATTCCGATCGGGATGGTCTGTGGCGGCCTCTACGCCGCCATTCCCGGCGTGATGAAGGCCTACGCCGACGCGAACGAGGTCATCACGACGTTGATGTTGAACTTCATCGCGACCGGCGTCCTGTTCGTCCTCGTCGACGGTCCGCTCAAGGACCCCGACTCGCCCGCGCCGAAGACCGTCGACTTCCCGGACAGCGTCGAGTTCCCCTCCGTGGTCCTCGACTCGAGCCGGTTCTCGCTTTACGGGCTGCTCATCGCGCTCGCGGCCGTCGTTGTCGTCTCGGTCGTGATGAACCGGACCGCCTTCGGCTACGACCTCCGCACGAGCGGCGAACAGGCCGAGGCAGCGGCCTACAGCGGCGTGATCCCGGAGCGAATGATCGTCTCGACGATGGTCTTCTCCGGGATCGTCGCCGGTCTGTGCGGTGCGGTCTACACGATCATGGTGCTCGGCTACTACCAGGATCCGGGCGTCACGCCGACGTTCGGCTTCGACGCGATCGCGGTGAGCCTGCTCGCGGCGAACAACCCGATCGGGGTCGTGCCGTCGAGTCTCCTCTTCGGGAGCCTCTCCTCTGGCAAGCAGTTCGTGGAGATCAACCAGAACGTGCCCCAGGAGCTCGTCGACGGCATCGTCGGACTGATCGTCCTCTTCGTTGCCACGCCGGAGCTCTTCCGGATGGCTGGCCGTCGCCGGGGTGATCGGGAATGAAGTACCTCTCGATGACGAACCAGCGACTGATGGCGCTCGCGAGCGTGCTCGGCGTCGTCGTGCTGTGGTTCGTCGGGAGGCTCTTCCCGGAGACGGTCGTCGGCGAGATCTTCACGACCGGAATGGTCGCACGGTCGCTACGGCTCTCCGTGCCGATCGCGCTCGCCGCCGTCGGCGGGCTCTACGCCGAGAAGAGCGGCGTGTTCAACATCGGGCTCGAGGGACTGCTCATCTTCGGGGCGTTCACGGCAGCGGCCGTCTCGTGGGAACTCGGTGGAAGTCAGATCAGCCAGCTCGACCTCTGGATCGCCGTGCTCGTGGCGATGGCCGTCTCCGCCGCCATCGCGGCCATCTTCGCGGTGTTCACGATCCGGTACAAGGCGAACCAGATCGTCGCGGGACTGGCGATCTGGTTCCTCGGGCTGGGCTTCGCGCCCTTCGCCGCGATCGTGCTCTGGGACCGGGTCAACAGCCCGTCGCTCAACGGTATCGACACGATCGTCGTGCCCGGGCTCTCGGAGATCCCGCTCCTCGGTCCGGTGCTCTTCGAGGCGTCGCCGTTCGTGCCGATCACCGTGGGGATCGTGATCCTCGCCTACCTCGTCCTCTACTACACCCGGTGGGGCTACTGGGTGCAGGCGGCGGGCGAGAACCCCGAGGCGCTCGACACGGCCGGCGTGAGCGTCAACCGGGTCCGCTACGCCTCCGTCATCTTCTCCGGGGTCCTCTGTGGCCTCGGCGGCGCAGCACTCTCGATCGGCTTCTCCGAGGGGTTCGTCGGCCGGGGCGTCACGATGGTCGACGGCCGTGGCTGGATCGCGATCGTCGCCTACCTGTTCGGGAACTACAACCCGCTGGGCGCGTTCGGCGCCTCCCTGCTGTTCGGCGGGGTCAACGCGCTCCAGATCCAGTTGCAGACGATCGGCGTCAGCATCCCGAACCGCCTCTCGGGGCTGTTCCCCTACATCGCGGTGCTGATCGTCCTCGCGTTCGTCGGAGGCACCCGCATTCCGTCCGCGGCCGGCGAGCCCTACGAGACCGAGAGCGAGTAGACGCTCACCGCCGTCGTCCCGATTTTGCTGCTCCCCGGCGTCACCACCTGCGTCGGAAACGGTTGCCGCGCAGGGACTGGTAGAGGGAATCGCGTGACACGGATCGCCGCTGTCGACGGGGTCCGTTGATCTGCTGCCGGCTCCTCAGGAGGGACCGACCGTCGCTTCGTAGGACGCCGAGCGCTCCTCGCCAGGGGCGAGGTGGTCGAGCGTTCCGTTCGCGCGCTGTGCGTCGGGGACGTCGCCTGCTGGGTAGGCGGAGGTGGGCTCGAGGCCGACGTTGTAGTTCCGGTTCCAGTAGGGGTAGGCCGCGTGCCCGCCGAAGGGCTGCCAGTACCAGACGTGCTCGAAGGGATCGAGCGGGAACGAGAACTCGAAGCGGAGGTCGATTTCCTCGTTGGACACGGCGTAGCGGCCCTCCCGCAGGTCGGTCGCGTACGCGAGGTCGTGGATCGTCGCGTCGTACGGCGGGAACTCCCGGAGGTCGACGGTCTCGCCGTCAGCGCCCGGTGCGTCGGGCCAGGCGAAGCGTTCCCCGCCGGCGAGGCGCGCGTTCTCGTGGCCGTCGCCGTAGTCCTCGACGTGGCCGGTCTCCGCGGGAAGTTCGAGGCGCGCGTCCGGCCCGACGAGCGGCGGCCCGAGCGCGAGGTGCTGTTGCCAGACGAACGGAACCGCGACGCCACCCTCGTTCGTGACCGTCTCCTCGACGAACAGCGTCGGCTCGTCTCGGCGGAGCGTCAGGTCGCGTTCGATCGCGAAGGGATACCGGAGCAGGTCGGTCTCGAGGTGGAGCGTGACTGCCTCCTCGCGTCGCTCAGACGTGGCGTCCCACGCCAGGAGTGCGCTCTCGCCGTGGAGCCCGTAGGGCGTCCCGTCGAAGTCGTCGGTCTCGCCGGCCATCGG from Salinarchaeum sp. Harcht-Bsk1 includes these protein-coding regions:
- a CDS encoding lactate racemase domain-containing protein encodes the protein MELAFPSRERLEGSADVTPADFPRFARATRSRDDPRVSDVADATRRALDAIDGLDSLADGAEVAVTAGSRGIHDVPEVLATTVSALDERGLSPFVMPAMGSHGGATAAGQLETLESLGITEETIGCEFRSSMAVEQVGEDEDGRPVFAARDALDAEAVLLVNRVKPHTDYAGPYESGLAKMAVVGLGKHRGAEAMHNAALARGFQEVIPERAEILIEETPVVGGLALLENANERAADIVGLDAGEIMEREPALLERAADLLPTLPVDDLDFLLVEEMGKEVSGTGLDTNVVGRQLFHGQPEPADAIDVTRIYVRSLTPASHGNALGMGLADFVHRDLVADVDFGDTYVNIATSGEPVRAKLPFVVPSDATALTLANSTTGVQSIGDLRAAVIENTLEPDDLLVSAPVAEELAEHPDVEVGPLEPLSFDENGDLELPW
- a CDS encoding ABC transporter permease, whose translation is MNALGRLRGVADRMATASGGERLLIGIGSVLLALFIGSIIVFAAGYDPITFLLFLFWGAFGSAGDVAFTLRKTTLLILAGVAVALAFRANIFNIGVQGQLVVGGFGTAMSIIWLAPYVPSGTLGGIVLMLIGIPIGMVCGGLYAAIPGVMKAYADANEVITTLMLNFIATGVLFVLVDGPLKDPDSPAPKTVDFPDSVEFPSVVLDSSRFSLYGLLIALAAVVVVSVVMNRTAFGYDLRTSGEQAEAAAYSGVIPERMIVSTMVFSGIVAGLCGAVYTIMVLGYYQDPGVTPTFGFDAIAVSLLAANNPIGVVPSSLLFGSLSSGKQFVEINQNVPQELVDGIVGLIVLFVATPELFRMAGRRRGDRE
- a CDS encoding Gfo/Idh/MocA family protein, with the protein product MYDVGFLGYKFMGKAHGNALARLPMFFPEAPETNRHVLIGRDEEALADAADRFGFETTSTDWEAALDEIDVLYNLGPNWLHVEPTIEALDRGIHVFSEKPLAPTAEDAARVAQAAEASDAMAGVAFNFRAVPALIYAKQLIDDGVLGEIHHVRAQYLQDWLVDPDAPWSWRNDEEMAGSGALGDLGAHTVDAIQWLVDDVARVSGQLKTFVDERPVEGQDARGDSVGHEEGAETETKPVTVDDAYTANVELENGAIGTIEASRFANGRKNDHTIEIEGSKGSLRYDHERLNELEVLREDDRGYETILVTDADDPYVDRWWPPGHIIGWEHTFVHENYEFLTALEAGEQFQPDFQSGLQVQQVLGAIEESDETGAWVDVD
- a CDS encoding ABC transporter permease, which encodes MKYLSMTNQRLMALASVLGVVVLWFVGRLFPETVVGEIFTTGMVARSLRLSVPIALAAVGGLYAEKSGVFNIGLEGLLIFGAFTAAAVSWELGGSQISQLDLWIAVLVAMAVSAAIAAIFAVFTIRYKANQIVAGLAIWFLGLGFAPFAAIVLWDRVNSPSLNGIDTIVVPGLSEIPLLGPVLFEASPFVPITVGIVILAYLVLYYTRWGYWVQAAGENPEALDTAGVSVNRVRYASVIFSGVLCGLGGAALSIGFSEGFVGRGVTMVDGRGWIAIVAYLFGNYNPLGAFGASLLFGGVNALQIQLQTIGVSIPNRLSGLFPYIAVLIVLAFVGGTRIPSAAGEPYETESE
- a CDS encoding ABC transporter ATP-binding protein, which codes for MSGSRPPAVRLEGISKHFGDVVANDDVNFDLERGSVHALIGENGAGKTTLMKILYGQYTPDAGRIYVDGEERSFESSRDAIDAGIGMIHQHFMLIDTLTVLQNVVLGNEPTDRFGRVDTERARREITEICEEYGFDVDEYLDDRIEDVGVGVQQRVEILKTLYRDADTIVLDEPTAVLTPQEVESLYQVMDELTAQGHSIIFITHKLEEAMRAADEITVLRDGHTVGTVDAEEATQEQLAELMVGREVLFEVEQHEHDVGAEVLDVAGLHVNDDRDIEKVSGLDFTIKEGEIFGIAGVEGNGQRELVEAITGLREASRGTVVYEEADISDLSRRERIEAGIAYVPEDRQEEGIVMNYDLVQNALLGNQTAEVFQNGRFLDWDEVERQAERIVEEYDVEPRNVATRSADLSGGNQQKFIVGREFEHDPTLIVAAHPTRGVDVGSIEFIHDRLLEIRDEGAAVLLVSSKLDEVQKLSDRIGVLYEGEFTDVVEPEAVNEQELGLMMAGQRPGQADADVPTSSSDDAAAGANAAAEGGDP
- a CDS encoding DUF4432 family protein, with product MAAGTHLRVDDAYAYRGIDAVLLENRHLQLLVLSGKGGDVLEFRDKRTDVDVLWHADHDWQAPGDGRLPITEPDAYHDHYPGGWQLHLPMAGETDDFDGTPYGLHGESALLAWDATSERREEAVTLHLETDLLRYPFAIERDLTLRRDEPTLFVEETVTNEGGVAVPFVWQQHLALGPPLVGPDARLELPAETGHVEDYGDGHENARLAGGERFAWPDAPGADGETVDLREFPPYDATIHDLAYATDLREGRYAVSNEEIDLRFEFSFPLDPFEHVWYWQPFGGHAAYPYWNRNYNVGLEPTSAYPAGDVPDAQRANGTLDHLAPGEERSASYEATVGPS
- a CDS encoding BMP family protein encodes the protein MRDSTDIRRRSFIKAAGGGVALTGLAGCLDRLPGGGGGSDDFSAAIISGPGGFGDNAYNDSALQGLEQAAEENDGSVNQVQGAGGEYRSLQSQLAESSDDYDVIVCVGFYQAEALKQSADEYSDQNWMLINQGLYRESGDHYENVAGYVWGNHEMSYLAGVVAGTMTTRELTYEGNSNDPSGSTVGFVGGVDSALINAFEEAYVAGAQWADSNVDVTVGYAGSFQDPAAGREVALSQYEAGADIVYHAAAGTGPGIFQAAQEESRFAIGVDGEQSLALPDYSDVIVGSAVKDINVGTYDVSTAAYNGNWGDVSGFKTYGLEQEAVRFNKGADVGGELPSVVDENLQEATEGIVNGDITVPCSATGCQ